ACGATGACGAGCTATGTCCGTGAAAATGGTTTTTGGAATCCGACAAATGAAATCTTTTATCCAGGTAGCACCGATCCTCAACCAGCTGGGACAGTCTCCGCCTTTCGCAAAACGGTGAAGGAAGGCACCAGCACCTCGCCCGAAGGGATTGCCAATCAAACCACCTGGCGACGCACCATTACGGTCGATGGCGAACTGATTCTTTCGGAAACGCTGGCCTATGATGGCACGGCGACGCCACCGGTGATTCAAAGCACCAGTTACAGTGAAACAGCCGACTCACCGCAAACGGGCTGGCGAACCGAAACAGCAACCGACTCCAGCGGACGCACCCTTTCCGAAAACATCTTTGATGATAACTATCGCCTGCGCGAATCGATTGACGCTTCCGGCATCAAAACGGTTTTCACTTATGATGCCGATGGTCGCACGGAGACGGAAACCCGTGCCGGTTTAACCACGACTTACCAGTATGATACCCTGGGCCGTGTGGAAGGAACGACCATCACGCCGGAGGGTTTGACCACGCCGGAATTGACCACCAGCACCACTTATCACCCCACTGGTGAAGTCCATACGCAAACCGATGAAAACGGCTATACCTCGACTTTTGCTTACAGCAACGGAGGACGCACTCTGACTATGACCCGCCCTGATGGTTCGACTGAAATTACGGATAGCTACCTCGACGGTCAGACCAAGAGCGTGACCGGCACGGGGTTGATCCATCAGTATTACACTTACTCAGTTCTTGCCAGCGGCAACCGGGTGACGCGCGATGAGGTCGGTTCCTCCGGCTCTGTGCGCTGGTCGGAACGCGAAACCGACTGGAACGGACGCATCGTGGAGGAACGCCGTCCGGCTTACTCCGGTGCCGATCATATTACGGCTTACTTTTACAACACCCTCGGTCAACTCTGGAAGCAGACTCGAACGGGTCTCGGTCCTTTGCTTTTCACTTACAATAGTTTGGGTGAGCGTCTGCGTCAGGGCGTCGATCTGGATGCGAATGATACCTTGGATGAAGCTTCCGGCGAACCGATTAGCGAAATTTTTACGGACTATCACTTCGATAGCGGCATCTGGTATCAACGCAGTGTTTCCAAACGCTGGTTGACGGATGGCAGTGCCACAGCCACTGACATCAGCACGACTTTGAACCGCCTGACCGGACTTTCCGCCACCACCATGAGCGAAAGCAAAGTAACTGATGTTTACGGTGATGAAACCGTCAGCACGATGACGGTCAACCGCGCCACCGCCACCGTGACCCAAACCACGGACTTGCCTGATACCACCCGTGACGCAGTCAGTATCACTATTAGCGGGCGGCTTGATTCCTCGACCGATCCGCGTATCCCTGCTGTTGAAAATGGAACAACCAGCTACGCCTATGATAATCTGGGACGGCTGGAAACGATGACCGATCCAACCAATGCTGTCACCACCCAGACTTATTACGCAAATAGCACGCAACTAAAAACGATTGAACCGGCCATTGGTGCTATAACCGAGTTTGTTTATCGTTCGCAGGGGCAAACCGGAGCCGGGCAGATAAAGAGTCAGCTAACCAAAAGCGCGGACGGCACGACCACCTTAAGCCAGATGGATTACACCCACGATGCTCTGGGCCGTATCACCAATCAATCCGGTAGCGGCACTTATCCGGTGGCTTATGGTTTTGATCCGACCTACGGCGATCGCACGACCTTGACCACTTATCGCGGTGTGACCGGCGACGTCACGACCTGGGTTTATCAACCCGCCACCGGCCTCCTCACCCGCAAGGAATATGCCGACACCAAGGGCACTGATTACACTTACCACGACAACGGCCTGCTTCACACGCGAGTATGGCAGCGGGACATCGCAGGGCAACGCATCACTACCACCTACACTTACGATGATCTGGGACAACCGGATTTGACGGATTACTCCGACAGCACGACCGACATTGACTGGACTTACAACCGTGCCGGACGTCTGACGGGCGTGATAGATGCCGCCGGAACTCACACTATGGATTACGCCGATGATGGGCAACTGACTGACCACACTGTGATCGGTGGCATCCTTGCTGGTCTCGACCTGAACAACACTTATCCGGCTCATGGTAAACGCGAGGTTTTGAGCGCAAGTCTCGGTGCAACCGACTTGCTCAACCATCAATACACTTACCATGCTGATACCGGACGGTTGGATACGGTCAAGGATCGCAACCCGTCGGGCCTCGGCCAGATTGCCAAGGCCACTTACGCATACAAACCCGCCACTCATTTGACGGAATCCATCACCCTGCAAAACGCGACGACGGATGTTCTCACACGCTCGATGACTTATGATGCCCTGCATCGGGTTGATACCCTGACGGCAAAAGATGCTTCCCTCAACACGCTCAACTCCCACGATTACCTTTACGATGCCCGTGGCCGCCGCGAGCGCAACGACCGTGAAGACGGCACTTACTGGATTTACGGATACAACGACCGCAACGAAGTCATCAGTGGGAAGAAGCACTTCAGCGACGGAAGCATCATGCCGGGGCACGACTTCGGTTATCAGTTTGATAACATCGGCAACCGCGATGACATCACCCTTGAAGGTCAAATCTATGATTGGGACGCCAACGCGGTTAACCAGGTCACCTCACGAGAAATCCCGGCGGACTACACCATCACCGGCACGGCCAATGCGAACGCCGCCATCTTCGTCAACGGCATCGCCGCCGAACGAAACGGTGACTTCTGGGGCGGTAATGTCACCGTGGACAACAGCACAGCCTCCGTCGCAACACCGCTCAACATCGAAAGCCTCCTGGCCAACGCCGGCCCCAGCGGCGAAGTGTTAACCAACTCCGCCAGCGCAGGGACACTCTTCGTGCCACAAACCCCAGTCGCCCCGGCTTACGACGGCGATGGCAACCTTACTCAAGACGGCCGCTGGTCCTACACCTGGAATGCCGAGAATCGCTTGATTGCGATGGAAACGATCCCCGCCGCTTACAACGCTGGAGCCCCACGCGAAAAGCTGGAGTTCGTTTACGACTATCAGGGGAGGCGCGTTAAGAAAACCCTTTCTTCCTGGGATAGCGGGAGCATGGGATTCGTTGTTGATCGAGAAATAGTATTTATCTACGATGCTTGGAACTTGATAGCCGAAATCACAACCAA
The Rubellicoccus peritrichatus DNA segment above includes these coding regions:
- a CDS encoding RHS repeat-associated core domain-containing protein, which produces MKISNSGNFSSTYFIHTFFGLLAGIALLSASIVHAQCGPDCNDEIEVDFYGEILELGYVMLWSPNGISFNGSLLTSTGGATGAWFYDYPSLKMPLDTDVDLQFLGSVFRSSNADPNDSSDIYFSVELRIPICYKKISHNGEVFELTEEEGYGIGLPNTEEQADGTYVNVVYFSQDTDVNPSDWTIRIITNDEEQSGGGTSSGSPASLPPTHASFDIPMGMVDKETSAGRLFFSLDDLVESTDPLLSTFNSLIIGINQYATADIVTRSGGVLDGALSQVAAPDALFVFKDGWWNGDTLLEEDGYDGQPLTSGTFEIISYPTYTGTNPYTPSGNANELWRFEQVGTTAGGDLQLKVTHITNPGQVDETIDWDTFERITVDYLADDNANGLVGGAALVTPVETGWRWVSQSGDMTKDLYWKEKVELGLSDHLYEFVAYYDNRTGTPVLSSQVVSKHEKIGDDWLVTRQFDDPDGANRITIWTYEATDTDPDYDLGELISVEYPDASWEHNAVYNSEGKVTTRYLPWKDVTLAQAIATSGTNCKVIEKEYDPEAGVDYRQTTKIENIITAKYERRSGGVTRRYTNGTNHLDTVNDMPDSVTRPDGTMTSYVRENGFWNPTNEIFYPGSTDPQPAGTVSAFRKTVKEGTSTSPEGIANQTTWRRTITVDGELILSETLAYDGTATPPVIQSTSYSETADSPQTGWRTETATDSSGRTLSENIFDDNYRLRESIDASGIKTVFTYDADGRTETETRAGLTTTYQYDTLGRVEGTTITPEGLTTPELTTSTTYHPTGEVHTQTDENGYTSTFAYSNGGRTLTMTRPDGSTEITDSYLDGQTKSVTGTGLIHQYYTYSVLASGNRVTRDEVGSSGSVRWSERETDWNGRIVEERRPAYSGADHITAYFYNTLGQLWKQTRTGLGPLLFTYNSLGERLRQGVDLDANDTLDEASGEPISEIFTDYHFDSGIWYQRSVSKRWLTDGSATATDISTTLNRLTGLSATTMSESKVTDVYGDETVSTMTVNRATATVTQTTDLPDTTRDAVSITISGRLDSSTDPRIPAVENGTTSYAYDNLGRLETMTDPTNAVTTQTYYANSTQLKTIEPAIGAITEFVYRSQGQTGAGQIKSQLTKSADGTTTLSQMDYTHDALGRITNQSGSGTYPVAYGFDPTYGDRTTLTTYRGVTGDVTTWVYQPATGLLTRKEYADTKGTDYTYHDNGLLHTRVWQRDIAGQRITTTYTYDDLGQPDLTDYSDSTTDIDWTYNRAGRLTGVIDAAGTHTMDYADDGQLTDHTVIGGILAGLDLNNTYPAHGKREVLSASLGATDLLNHQYTYHADTGRLDTVKDRNPSGLGQIAKATYAYKPATHLTESITLQNATTDVLTRSMTYDALHRVDTLTAKDASLNTLNSHDYLYDARGRRERNDREDGTYWIYGYNDRNEVISGKKHFSDGSIMPGHDFGYQFDNIGNRDDITLEGQIYDWDANAVNQVTSREIPADYTITGTANANAAIFVNGIAAERNGDFWGGNVTVDNSTASVATPLNIESLLANAGPSGEVLTNSASAGTLFVPQTPVAPAYDGDGNLTQDGRWSYTWNAENRLIAMETIPAAYNAGAPREKLEFVYDYQGRRVKKTLSSWDSGSMGFVVDREIVFIYDAWNLIAEITTKNSTTTEQTYLWGLDLSGTLQGAGGIGGLLALQSSGSSYLPAYDGNGNVSALIAAIDGTLAAEYEYGPFGEPIRAEGTATGANPFTFSTKYTDTETGLLYYGYRYYDAELGRWLNRDPIEEVGGINLYGFVENNAILNTDLLGNRITTRGNQGFRDAIESALETITGADLEWCRLGGRRRSMQSGYRLSIISDGTGKVWDDLEPGITGLFRTYRIIRAPFTDNANAQTSGWFTRDININENINVLLPVEDGLDKNGRPKYRDELVPFSVVLWHELVGHSILALGHPYEDWNIYFHYWTAPILGTPLPAEAGRVDPTIEIENEARAILGLPNRRPQYYDY